From the Lolium rigidum isolate FL_2022 chromosome 2, APGP_CSIRO_Lrig_0.1, whole genome shotgun sequence genome, one window contains:
- the LOC124690216 gene encoding disease resistance protein RGA5-like produces the protein MEAPVSASQGAMRSLPGKLDSLLWGPKHNLRPEEKDKLRILQGDLQGLIDNYLMEPSEVESPASTANFWMKGVRDLSYDIDDFLHELAQVGTSGSRISVVRTQKLPRIKISRFPEKLKRRQWVTDEILRFRTRVKEAIQRHKSYLGDCKWRPSSISISGQIGEYPQPPSECDIRLVGMESSIRKLCGWLTNDGQPEHKVVSIVGTGGVGKTTLAKEVYHKLGGQFECRAFVRTSRKPDMKRLLTSILSQVWQSHPPDSYEVHKVVLKINEHLQDKTYIIVIDDLWASSTWDIINHALPKGNCCSRILTTTEVDAIAQTCYADTSMYMPSRKEGNSKYVFKKEPLNEDESRELLFSTVFGLQAECPQGLKEVSNVIIKGSGGLPLIINILARLLAHQPASSLEQWNYIKNSLSSCLTRNNNLEGINQVLNLAYDNLPHGLKACMLYLCMYEEDCVILKVDLVKQWIAEGFICAVEGDDGKEVAWSYFDGLINRGMIQPVDINCNDEILSCKVHHIILHFIRYKSIEENFSIAIDHSQTAIRLADKVRRLALHFGNVEHGTLPAPASMQLSKVRSFAFSGLLNCMPSIVEFRFLQVLVLKLWAGPDNRSDNLIGSNELSGNITDPDDLTDNLTEPDDVSYDLTEISELFRLRYFRLDARHLSVELPTQMQQLKDLLAWEIDAEVTSVPSDIVDLPGLFYLSFPSEAHLPNCIGRMTSLRTLGVIDLGKILTENLMSIGKLTNLQDLCLTCSTLQPDNLEKNLECLGSIIRKLSNLKCVTLVPAVTSYTSSRHAASSMSISWHGFTIVPLTPALLQRLELPWRCCIFSSLPEWTNELTKLCILKIVVRKLSSDDVVILRGLPSLTTLCLFIWTVPVRKIMFDDEGFLVLKYFKFVCAAPCLTFSDGAMTNVRILKLGFNGNRMERYNLVAAGFERLISLNEISAKIWGANAPEYKKPANAVLADAISSHPRTPIIHVKCVDWNFLGDDEVNVDGQKERWNQTSRKQDVTTGESSDEHGIQEKDSEEDKRKQADIRTFTPPGSTSQLDPGNDDYNFDSDLRQINDLLLDEDDLFAGITNEVEPLAAHTYNPAEEFVEFDVFGSGGGMELYSDPLESITSGLGNTSIGDGLRGSGVNTNFCGSNSPGAVAGENPFGEHPSRTLFVKNLNTNVEDSELRSLFEIRETSNKKHHKFIEFYDVRAAEAALRSLDKSKVAGKHIKLELIRPGATRRRYKVIG, from the exons ATGGAGGCCCCAGTCAGTGCTTCCCAGGGAGCCATGAGGTCCCTTCCTGGTAAGCTGGATTCGTTGCTATGGGGACCCAAGCACAACCTGCGGccagaggagaaggacaagctcCGCATCCTCCAAGGTGATCTCCAGGGACTAATAGACAACTACCTGATGGAGCCATCAGAGGTGGAGTCCCCTGCCTCGACAGCCAACTTCTGGATGAAAGGTGTGCGCGACTTGTCATATGACATCGATGACTTCCTCCACGAGCTCGCCCAAGTCGGCACCAGCGGTTCCAGGATCAGCGTTGTTCGTACCCAAAAACTCCCTCGCATTAAGATCTCCCGGTTCCCGGAGAAGCTGAAACGGCGCCAATGGGTTACCGACGAGATCTTGAGATTCAGGACTCGCGTCAAGGAGGCAATTCAGCGGCACAAAAGCTATCTTGGTGACTGCAAATGGCGGCCTAGCAGCATTAGCATCAGCGGTCAAATCGGCGAATACCCGCAACCTCCATCAGAATGTGACATTCGGCTTGTTGGTATGGAGAGTTCCATCAGAAAGCTTTGCGGCTGGCTGACGAACGATGGACAGCCAGAACACAAGGTGGTATCTATTGTTGGAACTGGTGGGGTTGGTAAGACCACCCTCGCTAAAGAAGTGTACCATAAGCTTGGAGGTCAATTCGAGTGCCGGGCTTTCGTGCGGACATCGCGAAAACCAGACATGAAGAGGCTTCTTACCAGCATACTCTCGCAAGTTTGGCAGAGCCATCCCCCGGATTCTTATGAGGTGCATAAAGTGGTCTTGAAGATCAACGAACACCTGCAAGATAAGAC GTACATAATTGTAATTGATGATCTGTGGGCATCATCAACCTGGGATATTATTAATCATGCTTTGCCAAAGGGAAACTGTTGCAGTAGAATATTAACAACGACTGAAGTTGACGCTATAGCTCAGACATGTTATGCAGATACCTCCATGTATATGCCTTCAAGGAAAGAAGGTAACTCCAAGTACGTATTCAAGAAGGAACCGCTAAATGAAGATGAGTCAAGAGAACTTCTTTTTAGTACCGTTTTTGGCCTTCAAGCTGAATGTCCTCAGGGCCTaaaggaagtttcaaatgtaattataaAAGGCAGTGGTGGCTTGCCGCTAATAATCAATATATTGGCCCGTCTTTTGGCACATCAGCCAGCCAGCAGCCTAGAGCAATGGAATTACATAAAGAATTCACTGAGCTCCTGTTTgactagaaataataatttggaAGGGATAAACCAAGTTCTCAACCTTGCGTACGACAATCTTCCCCATGGCTTGAAAGCATGCATGTTATATCTGTGTATGTATGAAGAGGACTGTGTAATCCTGAAGGTTGATTTGGTGAAGCAGTGGATTGCTGAAGGTTTCATCTGTGCGGTGGAAGGGGATGATGGCAAGGAAGTTGCATGGAGCTATTTTGATGGGCTTATTAACAGGGGAATGATCCAACCTGTGGATATCAACTGCAATGATGAAATTCTATCATGTAAAGTGCACCACATAATACTTCATTTTATTCGATATAAATCCATAGAAGAGAATTTCAGCATCGCAATAGATCATTCTCAGACTGCTATAAGACTTGCTGACAAGGTTCGTCGGCTTGCCCTCCACTTTGGAAATGTTGAACATGGCACACTGCCAGCGCCAGCGAGTATGCAACTATCAAAAGTTCGATCATTTGCCTTTTCTGGATTGCTCAACTGCATGCCTTCGATTGTTGAGTTCCGGTTTCTTCAGGTTCTGGTTCTTAAATTATGGGCTGGTCCTGATAATAGGAGTGACAACCTTATTGGATCTAATGAGCTGAGTGGCAAcatcactgatcctgatgacttgaCTGACAACCTCACTGAACCTGATGACGTTAGTTATGACCTTACTGAAATTTCAGAACTTTTCCGGCTGAGATATTTTCGTCTTGATGCACGCCATTTGAGTGTAGAGCTTCCAACCCAGATGCAACAGCTGAAAGATTTGTTGGCATGGGAAATTGATGCTGAAGTAACATCAGTGCCATCAGATATTGTCGATCTGCCGGGCTTGTTCTACCTCAGCTTTCCTAGTGAGGCTCATCTGCCCAATTGTATTGGCCGCATGACATCTCTTCGCACTTTGGGAGTCATCGATCTCGGCAAGATCTTAACAGAAAATTTAATGAGCATTGGTAAGCTGACTAATCTGCAGGATCTTTGTCTCACATGTTCCACATTACAGCCAGATAACCTGGAAAAAAACTTGGAATGCCTGGGCTCAATAATTCGGAAATTGAGCAATCTAAAATGCGTAACTCTGGTACCTGCAGTCACGTCTTATACAAGTAGTCGGCACGCTGCATCAAGCATGAGCATTTCTTGGCATGGCTTCACCATTGTGCCCCTTACGCCAGCCCTTCTTCAGAGACTAGAGTTGCCATGGCGCTGCTGCATCTTCTCCAGCCTACCTGAGTGGACCAATGAGCTTACCAAGCTCTGCATTTTAAAGATCGTGGTTAGGAAGTTGTCTAGTGACGATGTTGTTATTCTCAGAGGATTGCCTTCCCTCACCACCCTCTGCTTGTTCATCTGGACCGTCCCAGTAAGAAAGATCATGTTTGACGATGAGGGATTCTTGGTTCTGAAGTACTTCAAGTTTGTGTGCGCTGCACCATGCCTGACATTTTCAGATGGAGCAATGACCAATGTCCGGATCCTCAAGCTAGGCTTCAATGGCAACAGAATGGAGAGATACAACTTGGTAGCTGCTGGGTTCGAGCGCCTGATTAGTCTCAATGAGATCTCCGCAAAAATTTGGGGTGCCAATGCTCCTGAATATAAAAAGCCTGCCAACGCGGTGTTGGCTGACGCCATTAGCAGCCATCCAAGAACTCCTATAATACATGTAAAATGTGTTGATTGGAATTTTTTAGGTGATGACGAGGTGAACGTTGATGGACAAAAAGAGAGATGGAACCAGACTTCCAGAAAACAAGATGTGACCACAGGGGAAAGCTCAGATGAACATGGAATTCAAGAAAAGGACTCGGAGGAAGATAAAAGGAAACAAGCTGATATAAG AACTTTTACTCCACCGGGGTCCACCTCGCAGCTGGATCCAG GGAATGATGATTACAATTTTGACTCTGATCTCCGGCAAATCAACGACTTGCTGCTTGATGAAGACGACCTTTTCGCGGGGATTACAAACGAGGTAGAGCCGTTGGCTGCGCACACATACAACCCTGCGGAGGAGTTTGTGGAGTTTGATGTGTTTGGCAGCGGAGGGGGCATGGAGCTTTACTCAGACCCGCTAGAGAGCATCACATCTGGTCTGGGGAACACCAGCATTGGGGATGGGCTCAGAGGCAGTGGGGTTAACACCAATTTTTGCGGGTCAAACAGTCCTGGAGCTGTGGCTGGGGAGAATCCGTTTGGGGAACACCCTTCAAGGACATTGTTTGTGAAGAACCTTAATACCAATGTTGAGGACTCCGAGCTGCGCTCTCTGTTTGAG ATAAGAGAGACATCTAACAAAAAACACCACAAATTTATTGAGTTCTATGATGTGAGGGCAGCAGAAGCTGCTCTTCGGTCACTGGATAAGAGCAAGGTCGCCGGAAAACACATCAAGTTGGAGTTGATTCGCCCTGGTGCAACACGCAGAAG GTACAAGGTGATCGGGTGA
- the LOC124690218 gene encoding disease resistance protein RGA4-like has protein sequence MVLPAGLVAEKAAATAFANVVMGRLNRELEKKYQMWKNIERESTSLQTDLGILAAAVDDYQTMAAHPPRTAVARVYGEEISELTHDIEDCIERFLHRVTCKAGASRARRSAHAIRTFRIRLRFAAKMKEFRNRVAAARERALNASVLAGGIQAQHTNNETAQQVNYAQDHCHPVGIAGATRELRALLGIKPSEDEAEGTNTARTAAQLRVVAVVGFGGSGKTTLAKAIYDIVQKEGALHCVWVDGHLLDHKGVNGIVKHIQDDIRMGEVSSTISPIEHHEDRKGYLIVIDDIKEKHLMHWNTLRNAFRDNGRIIVTTATQSVANRCCNYLREEDRCTFGYVYNMKTLGEEDSRKIALMGRCSPDLVLGAAKLLKKCGGLPLALYSVACQLGCENVLTGKLCIFPMDHPLRKNVITRRWLAEGYARHHQGWHRILADETFKTFINRSIILPVVPINSNTEKTWKAHGIMHAFMLHKSMSKKFIMPFGSQHKKVRHFFVHDSNGGISRTMPDIDLSRVRSLTVIGNAGGAISNFEKYKLTRVLDLEGCIDVKDWHLKGICNLWNLRYLSLGPNITRIPKEIAQLKLLETLDVSKTGVNVLPVEAIGLPCLIHLIGKFKLQDSFKTERLPKECMLETIAGFIADKGKGFLQIIDHMKRLNKVKIWFDCGETKQDQVDLNSHLSKAIQKYIETPMGEDSVRSLSLDFQVLPQGSLSALDQLCQHYNSRVGQLYHLSSLKLHGDPNSATFPKFVALFRDLTNLSILTTLSVTQHLLSVTGEMPVLLYLKMTAKSIDDGFVIQDGMFRSLQRLSLVLKVVGTSVLTIEDGAGPEIISLQLICKDLIGLSGIEIMHLRELKEIALHPDVDKETRKVWEAEARNHHNRPNVLAIAVDLEETPTVVEKEPPATPSTISVEVKTKSNATAPIKSGQVVSFAKEALVLGTAQLQEVAPSATC, from the exons ATGGTACTGCCGGCGGGGCTGGTGGCGGAGAAAGCAGCAGCCACTGCTTTCGCGAACGTCGTCATGGGAAGACTCAACAGGGAGCTTGAGAAGAAGTACCAGATGTGGAAGAACATCGAAAGGGAAAGCACATCTCTGCAAACTGACCTCGGCATCCTGGCGGCAGCTGTGGATGACTACCAGACCATGGCTGCTCATCCTCCTCGCACGGCCGTCGCGAGGGTGTATGGCGAGGAGATCAGCGAGCTGACCCACGATATCGAAGATTGCATCGAGCGGTTCCTCCACCGCGTCACCTGCAAAGCTGGAGCGTCGCGGGCTCGGCGTTCAGCTCACGCCATCAGGACTTTCCGCATCCGTCTCCGGTTCGCTGCCAAGATGAAGGAGTTCAGGAACCGCGTGGCGGCAGCACGGGAGCGGGCGTTGAACGCCTCTGTACTCGCTGGTGGCATCCAAGCCCAACACACGAACAACGAGACCGCACAGCAAGTGAATTATGCGCAGGATCATTGTCATCCTGTGGGCATCGCGGGTGCTACCAGGGAGCTTCGTGCGCTGCTCGGCATCAAACCTAGCGAAGATGAAGCAGAGGGTACTAACACTGCCCGGACTGCAGCTCAGTTGCGGGTGGTCGCCGTTGTGGGATTTGGTGGTTCAGGGAAGACAACCCTTGCAAAGGCAATCTACGATATCGTCCAAAAGGAAGGAGCACTACACTGTGTTTGGGTCGATGGGCACTTGCTGGATCATAAGGGTGTCAATGGGATTGTCAAACATATACAAGATGATATTCGAATGGGGGAAGTGTCTTCCACAATATCTCCCATAGAACACCACGAGGACAGGAAAGG GTACTTGATCGTTATTGATGACATTAAGGAGAAGCACTTGATGCACTGGAATACATTGAGGAATGCCTTCAGGGATAATGGCAGAATAATTGTGACAACGGCCACTCAGTCTGTAGCTAATAGATGCTGCAATTATCTCCGCGAAGAGGATAGATGCACCTTTGGTTATGTGTACAACATGAAAACTCTTGGAGAAGAAGATTCTAGAAAAATAGCTCTCATGGGAAGATGTTCACCTGACTTAGTGCTGGGTGCAGCAAAACTCCTGAAAAAATGTGGTGGTCTTCCACTTGCTCTTTATAGTGTGGCATGCCAATTGGGATGTGAAAATGTACTCACAGGGAAATTAT GTATATTCCCAATGGATCATCCCCTCAGGAAGAATGTCATAACCAGGCGATGGTTGGCTGAAGGATATGCACGCCATCATCAAGGCTGGCACCGAATTCTAGCTGATGAAACCTTCAAGACATTTATCAACCGAAGTATCATTCTGCCTGTTGTTCCAATCAACAGTAATACAGAGAAGACATGGAAAGCTCATGGTATCATGCACGCATTCATGTTGCACAAGTCTATGTCTAAGAAATTCATCATGCCATTTGGTTCTCAGCACAAAAAAGTCCGTCACTTCTTTGTCCATGATAGTAATGGTGGAATTTCCAGAACAATGCCTGATATCGATTTATCTCGTGTCAGATCACTAACTGTTATAGGGAATGCAGGTGGTGCTATTTCCAACTTCGAAAAGTACAAACTTACACGAGTGTTGGACCTGGAAGGGTGCATTGATGTGAAAGATTGGCATCTTAAAGGCATATGCAATCTATGGAATTTGAGATATCTAAGTCTTGGTCCCAATATCACAAGGATTCCCAAGGAAATTGCACAACTTAAGTTGCTGGAGACACTTGATGTAAGCAAGACAGGGGTGAATGTGCTCCCAGTGGAAGCTATTGGACTACCCTGCTTGATTCATCTGATTGGAAAGTTTAAGCTGCAAGACTCATTCAAGACAGAGAGGTTGCCAAAAGAATGTATGTTAGAGACCATAGCAGGATTTATTGCTGACAAGGGTAAGGGATTTTTGCAAATAATCGACCATATGAAAAGGTTGAACAAGGTCAAGATATGGTTTGACTGTGGGGAAACTAAACAAGATCAGGTCGACTTGAATAGCCATCTTTCCAAGGCCATCCAAAAGTACATTGAAACTCCTATGGGCGAAGACAGTGTTCGCTCACTGTCCCTTGACTTCCAAGTACTGCCCCAAGGTTCCCTGTCTGCTCTAGATCAATTATGTCAACACTACAATTCAAGGGTGGGACAATTATATCATCTCAGCTCACTGAAGCTACACGGTGACCCCAACTCAGCAACATTTCCGAAGTTCGTTGCCTTGTTTCGTGACCTCACTAATCTAAGCATTTTGACCACCCTGTCTGTGACACAGCATCTCCTTTCAGTCACTGGCGAGATGCCTGTATTGCTGTACCTCAAGATGACTGCCAAAAGCATCGATGATGGTTTCGTCATACAAGATGGAATGTTCAGGAGCCTTCAGCGCCTATCTCTTGTGCTGAAAGTTGTGGGGACATCTGTTCTAACAATCGAAGATGGAGCTGGCCCAGAAATCATCTCGCTCCAACTAATCTGCAAGGATCTAATTGGTCTTTCCGGCATCGAAATTATGCACCTTCGTGAGCTGAAGGAAATTGCTCTTCATCCTGACGTGGATAAAGAAACAAGAAAAGTGTGGGAAGCAGAGGCAAGGAACCACCATAACAGACCAAATGTTTTGGCCATCGCAGTTGATCTTGAGGAGACACCAACTGTGGTTGAGAAAGAACCACCAGCAACACCCTCTACCATATCTGTGGAGGTGAAGACAAAGAGCAATGCTACAGCTCCTATCAAATCGGGACAAGTGGTTAGTTTCGCTAAAGAAGCTTTGGTGCTGGGCACAGCACAACTGCAAGAGGTGGCCCCCTCGGCAACATGCTAA